In the Methylosinus sp. LW4 genome, AGACCAATCCGCCTTCATCAGCGGAGCGGTCGTCAGCGTCGCGCGCGAGGCCGCGATCGCCGCCGCGCTCACCGGCCTCATGATCCTGCTCTTTCTCGGCAGCTGGCGTTCGACGATCATCATCACGATCTCGATCCCGCTCTCTATTCTCGCCGCCCTCTTCGCCTTGTCGGCGCTCGGCGAAACGGTCAATGTGATGACGCTCGGCGGTCTCGCGCTCGCCGTCGGCCTCCTTGTCGACGACGCAACCGTCACGATCGAGAATGTCAACCGCCACATGGAGGCGGGCGAGGCGATCGACGATGCGATCATCAAGGCGGCAAAGGAGATCATCACGCCCGCCACGGTGTCGCTGCTGTGCATCTGCATCGTGTTCGCGCCGCTGCTGCTTCTCGGCGGCGTCGCTGGCTATCTGTTTCGTCCGCTCGCCGAAGCCGTCGTCTTCGCGATGATCGCATCCTACTTTCTGACCTACACTCTGGTCGAGACGATGGCCCGCTATTTCCTCAGCGCGCAGCAAGGTGAGGCGCTGCGCGAGGCGAAATACGGCCCGGCCCGGCGCGGCGTCGTCCTCGCGACGTTCACGCGCGCGCAAATCGCGTTCGAACGAGGCTTCGAAAAATTGCTCGACGCTTACGCGCGCGTGCTCCAACTGGCGCTCGCGCGCCCGAAGGCTTTCGTCGCCATATTCTTCGCGGGCGTCGCGCTCTCATTCACGTTGACGCCCTACCTCGGACGCGATTTCTTCCCCGAGACGGAGAACAGCTCCCTGCGGCTGCACGTTCGCCTCCCCACGGGAACCCGCCTCGAACAGGCTGGCGTTCTCTGTGATCGGATCGAAGCGGAGATCCGCGACTCTCTGCCGCACGGCGCGCTGACGAGCATCGTCGACAATATCGGCCTGCCGATCTCGGGTATCAATCTGAGCTATAATAATTCCGGCACCATCGGCACCAATGACGCCGATCTGACGCTGAGCTTCGATCCCGAGAAGGTCGCCGACGCGAGCCCGTTCGCGGAAATATTGCGCGAGCGCTTGCCGCGCGCCTTTCCCGGCGTCGTATTCTCGTTCCTGCCGGCCGACATAGTGACGCAGATTCTCAACTTCGGCCTGCCGGCCCCGCTCGACATCCAAATTTCGGGCGGCAAGCGCGAAGAAAATCTCGCCTATCTGCAAAAGACATTGGAGCGAGTCGCCCGCGTGCCGGGGGTCGCCGACCCGCGCATGCAGCAGGCGGGCGACTTGCCGACGCTTCATGTCGACGTCGATCGAACGCTCGCGCAGGAGGTCGGCCTCTCGGAGCGCGACGTGACGGTTTCCTTGCAGACAATGCTCGCTGGCTCGTTCCAGACCTCGCCAGCCTTCTGGCTCAACGTCAAAAGCGGCGTTTCCTATCCGATCGTGACGATGGAGCCGCAATTTTGGAACACGAGCCTCGACGCACTGGCGAGCAAGCCTGTGGCCGCAGGCGACGCGCAGCAAATTCTCAGCGGCGTCGCCTCGATTCGACGCGGCTGGAGTTCAGGCGTCGTCACCCATTTCAATAGTCAGTCGGCGTTCGACATCTATGCCGGCGTCCGCGGCCGCGACCTCGGCGCGATCGCAGACGACGTTCAAAAAATATTGGACGACACCCGCAACGAAGCGCCCGCGGCTTCCAATCTCGTGCTGCGCGGCCAGATCGCCACGATGCGCAGCGCCTATGCGGATCTGCTGCTCGGCCTCGCCCTGTCGATCGTGTTCGTCTACCTCATCATCGTCGTCAATTTCCAATCCTGGCTGGATCCCTTCTTGATCGTCTCTGGACTGCCCACGGCTTTGGCCGGCATCGTCTGGATGCTCTTTTTGAGCGAGACCACCATATCCGTGCCGGCGCTGACCGGAGCGATCATGTGCATGGGCGTCGCGACGGCGAACAGCAATCTCGTCATCGCCTTCGCGCGCGAGCGGCTCGATCACGGCGACACTCCGCTCCATGCGGCGGCGGCGGCGGGCGTGACGCGCTTTCGCCCGGTCATCATGACGGCTCTCGCGATGATCATCGGCATGGCGCCTATGGCGCTCTCAGCCGAGCAGAATGCGCCGCTCGGTCGCGCCGTGATCGGCGGCCTGACCTTCGCGACCCTGGGCACGCTGCTGTTGCTGCCAGTCACATTCAGTCTCGCGCATGGCTTCCTGGCCCGCCGCAGAGCGCAGCGCGCGCAAGGCGACGAGCGGAAGAACACGCAATTGGAGCAAGCGAATGTCGCACCCTGAGCCGCCCCATCTCCATGCGCCCGATCCGCTGGCGCAGGCGGAGCTCTTGCGCAGACTACGTCCGAGAGGCCTCGTCGCTATCGGCGTCATTCTCGCGCTCGCCGGCTTCGGCATCCTCTCGCGGCGCGCGCGTGACGCCGAGCTCGCGCGCGTCACGCAGGATGCGGCGATTCCGACGGTCGAATTATGCGTGCCGACGCTCTCGACCGCCACCCGAGAGCTCGTGCTGCCGGCCAATGTCGAGGCGTTCGTCGACGCGCCGATCTATGCGCGCGTCAATGGGTATTTGAAGAGCTGGGCCTATGACATCGGCGCGCAAGTCAAGGCGGGCGACGTCCTGGGCGTTATCGACGCGCCCGACCTCAACCAGCAGGTCGAGCAGGCCAAAGGCCTTCTCGCGCGCAGCAAGGCGGAGCAAAATCTCGCGCGGGCGACGGCGAGGCGCTGGACCACGCTCCGTAACGAGGCGGCGGTCTCGCCCCAGAGCGCGGACGAAAAGACCGGAAATCTTGAGGCGGCGGCCGCCTCTCAGAACGCGGCTCAGGCCAATCTCGATCGGCTCGTCACTCTCGAAGCCTATCTCAATCTGACGTCGCCTTTCGACGGCGTCGTCACCGCGCGCAACGTCGACGTCGGCGCCTTGGTCGACGCCGGCGCCGGGCGGCGCGAGCTGTTTCGCGTGGCGGACATCCATAAAATGCGCATCTATGTCCGCGCGCCGCAGGCCTATGCGGCGAAGATCACGTCGGGATTGA is a window encoding:
- a CDS encoding efflux RND transporter permease subunit — its product is MLQLVLIALRRPYTFVVAAILIVILGGLAIFRTPVDIFPAVGIPVVSVIWTYVGLSPDDMSTRILYPYELALTALVNDIDHVESQSYNGIGVNKIYFQPKVKIDLALAQVGAAGQTVLRLLPPGVQPPQVILFNASTVPVIQIAFSSATRTEAEVADAVYTLIRPPLTTVTGAAVPFPYGGKSRQVRIDLDQEKLLGLGLTAQDVVTAVERQNLIIPAGTQKIGDYEYAVLINDAPADIGALNDFPIKRADGAIVYLRDVAYVHNGNAPQTNLVRVDGAPAVLLPVLTSGSASSLDVINGVKAMLPRLKLALPDGIEMTVIGDQSAFISGAVVSVAREAAIAAALTGLMILLFLGSWRSTIIITISIPLSILAALFALSALGETVNVMTLGGLALAVGLLVDDATVTIENVNRHMEAGEAIDDAIIKAAKEIITPATVSLLCICIVFAPLLLLGGVAGYLFRPLAEAVVFAMIASYFLTYTLVETMARYFLSAQQGEALREAKYGPARRGVVLATFTRAQIAFERGFEKLLDAYARVLQLALARPKAFVAIFFAGVALSFTLTPYLGRDFFPETENSSLRLHVRLPTGTRLEQAGVLCDRIEAEIRDSLPHGALTSIVDNIGLPISGINLSYNNSGTIGTNDADLTLSFDPEKVADASPFAEILRERLPRAFPGVVFSFLPADIVTQILNFGLPAPLDIQISGGKREENLAYLQKTLERVARVPGVADPRMQQAGDLPTLHVDVDRTLAQEVGLSERDVTVSLQTMLAGSFQTSPAFWLNVKSGVSYPIVTMEPQFWNTSLDALASKPVAAGDAQQILSGVASIRRGWSSGVVTHFNSQSAFDIYAGVRGRDLGAIADDVQKILDDTRNEAPAASNLVLRGQIATMRSAYADLLLGLALSIVFVYLIIVVNFQSWLDPFLIVSGLPTALAGIVWMLFLSETTISVPALTGAIMCMGVATANSNLVIAFARERLDHGDTPLHAAAAAGVTRFRPVIMTALAMIIGMAPMALSAEQNAPLGRAVIGGLTFATLGTLLLLPVTFSLAHGFLARRRAQRAQGDERKNTQLEQANVAP
- a CDS encoding efflux RND transporter periplasmic adaptor subunit, with translation MSHPEPPHLHAPDPLAQAELLRRLRPRGLVAIGVILALAGFGILSRRARDAELARVTQDAAIPTVELCVPTLSTATRELVLPANVEAFVDAPIYARVNGYLKSWAYDIGAQVKAGDVLGVIDAPDLNQQVEQAKGLLARSKAEQNLARATARRWTTLRNEAAVSPQSADEKTGNLEAAAASQNAAQANLDRLVTLEAYLNLTSPFDGVVTARNVDVGALVDAGAGRRELFRVADIHKMRIYVRAPQAYAAKITSGLTARLTLPQYPTREFSAKIVTTASAIAAGSRTLLVQFEADNPDRALLPGAFGQIRIALPPEGSPLLLPASALVFINASPQVATVDDHGVVRMKTVKIARDLGPSLEISAGLFETDRVIRTPWQSVHDGVAVRIKDSERKEAQAR